ATACCACGGAATAAAATATAGGCAATTAAACTTGCTAAAATCAAGACGATAATCGCCGCAATTCCATATAAAACGCCTGTTGCAATCTTATCTACTTTTTTTGAATTCATTATTTAAATTCTCCTTTTTTACCAATCATACGAATGATGATATTAAAGAATAGTGACATTAATAATAATAGTAACGCTAATGACCATAATACGTTATTTTCGAGCGTACCCATGATGGTATTTCCAATTCCCATCGTTAAAATACTAGTTAATGTTGAGGCTGGTGTGGTCAAGTTTTCTGGTAAAATCGCTGCATTACCGATCACCATTTGAATCGCCAACGCTTCACCGAAAGCACGTGCCATACCGAAAACTACCGCGGTTAAGATACCTGGAATTGCAGCTCTTAACACCACTTTATAGGTTGTCTGCCATCTAGTCGCTCCCAATGCCAACGAAGCTTCACGGTAATGACGTGGTACAGCATTTAATGAATCCACTGTCATCGATGTCACAGTAGGTAAAATCATAACGAATAATACAAAGGTTCCGGCTAAAATACCAAAACCACTACCACCAAACACATTACGAACAGCTGGCACAACGATCGTTAAACCGATAAATCCATAAACAACTGAAGGTATACCGACTAATAATTCGATAACAGGTTGTAAAACTTTTTTTCCTAAATTAGGGGAGATTTCAGTCATAAAAACGGCTGCCCCTATTGCAAACGGTGTTGCGACAATAGCAGATAATAATGTCACCAAGAAAGAACCTACCAACATTGGTAACGCCCCAACTAATGGCTTACCGTCGTCACCAACTGTGCCTGGTGCCCAGTCCGTTCCAAATAGAAAATCAAACACGTTAACGCCATCTTTAAAGAAAGTGGCCAAACCTTTACTCATAACAAAATAAAAAATGGCTGCTACTACTGCGACAATAAAAATAATACATAGCATACTAATTGCTTTACCGATTTGCTCTAATCTAGCTTTTTTAGATTTAGTTAATAGACTCTTTTGAATCTCTTCCAAGATTTTAGTCCTCCTATTTCATTCAATTACTGAACTATTTCTCCATTAGCGTCACGCTCGACTTCCATTTGCGTCACGGGAATATAACCAAGTTTTGGAATCATACCATTTTGCATCTCATCAGATAACACAAAATCGATGTATTCTTTTGTTAAACCTGTTGGTTCTCCTTTTGTATACATGTGCTCATATGACCAAATTGGCCATTTATTGGTGATGACATTTTCATCTTTTGGTGCAATGCCATCAATCGATAATTCTTGTACTTCATCAGTCACGTAAGAAAAAGCTAAGTAACTAATCGCACCCGGGGTTGTACTAACAATTTGACGCACCATCCCAGTAGAATCTTGTTCTTGTGCTTTCTTCGTTTTCTCACCATTCATTACCCAACGTTCAAAAGTGGCACGCGTCCCACTTCCAGTCGCACGGTTAATGATGACGATTGGTAAATCTTTACCGCCGATTTCTTTCCAGTTAGTTAACTCACCGGTAAAAATCGCACGTAAATGATCCATTGAGATATCTTTCACCCCAACTTCTTGATTGACAATCGGCGTGATACCAACGACTGCCACTTTGAAACTTACTAACGCTGATGCATCAATTCCTGATTTTTCCTCAGCGAACAGATCAGAGTTACCGATATCGACTGCGCCTGCTTGTACTTGGCTCAACCCGGTACCACTTCCTCCCCCTTGGACGTTGACGAACTTCCCAAGATTTTTACTGCTGAATTCATTACCTGCTGCCTCCGCTAAAGGTTGCATCGCAGATGATCCGACTACAGTGATTGACTCTCCTTTATCAATTTTACATCCTGCTAAGAATAATAAACCTGATAAAACAAGAGCAAGTTGCAAGATTTTTTTCACCTAAAAATCCTCCTTCAAAAATTAACGAACTAACATCATATTTGTCTTAGTTCCCTTCTTTCAAGATATATGTTTCAAACAGAAAAAGCAAGTATTTTCAGCTGAGAAAAAACGCTTTTTTCTGAAAAAAATATTTTTTTCTACTATATACAATATTTTTTCATGAAATATATACTGAAAAATCATTGATTTTTTATAAACTTGATTAATGGTATTTTTTAACCTTTAATGTTCCTTTTTGGACCGAAAACAGCGAATAAACAACACCCAATATTCGTATATAACACAATCCAAAAAAAAGTGACTAGATATATTTTATTTTTCGAATTTTTTCTCCAACTTCTCAAAAATGATAAAAAAATTAAAAAGCACTACAAAAGGTATAACCCCTCTTGTAGTGCAAAAATGTTTTATATTTTTAAGAATCGTCTCATTGAGAATACCGAACCGATTGAACCAATCGCAACGCCAATAATTAAAACTAGTGAAGCTAGCCAAACCGTTAATTCATCTGGTGGAATTAATGAGTAATTACCCGTTTGCATAAAGGTTCTCATGATAACCTGATAGGTCTGACGGTAACCAAACAGAACGGTTAATATAGGAATAATAGAACCTAGAATGCCAATCCAAGCCCCTTCTAAGAAGAACGGCCATTTAATATAGCCATTTTTCGCTCCAACTAGACGCATAATTTGAATTTCACGTTTACGTGAAATAATTGTAATACGAATTGTATTTGAGATTAAGAAAATCGCTACAAATAATAGCAAGCCCATTCCTACTGCTCCCCAAAGACGAACATTTTTTGAGATTTTGAAAATCTTATCAGATGAAAGACCACCGTAATCTGCTTTGTAAACATTATCTAATACTTCTGCTTTCTTCTGAACTTTTTTTACAGCTTCTGGTGTTTTAGCACTAACAATAAAAACATCATAGAGTGGATTTTCGTCTCCTTTAAAGATTTCAAACGATGATCCCATCGTTTCCACTAATTTTTCATATTGCTCTTCTGAACTAGAGAATGTCACGTTTGTAACGTCTGGCATGGCTTTTAATTCTGTTTCTAATTTATCCATGTCTTTTTGCTCTGTCCCCAATTCAACGAATACCGATACATCAACAGCTTTTTCAATATCTTGTGCTAACTTAGTTACGTTTAAGATAACGGATAAGAAAATCCCTACTAATACAAGCGTAACCGTGACCGCACTAACGGATGCTAAAGTCATCCAACCATTACGTTTTAAACTTTTAAAACTCTCGCCTAAATGGCGGAAAAAATTTCTAATCATCGTAGCCGTATTCTCCTTCCACTTGATCTCGGATAATGCGACCATTTTCAATTGCAACTACACGATGTTTAATCGTATTCACGATATTACTATTATGTGTTGCCATCACAACTGTCGTTCCTTGAATATTAATCTTTTCTAACAAATTCATAATTTCCCAAGAGTTTTCGGGGTCTAAGTTACCTGTTGGTTCATCGGCAATTAATACTTTTGGCGTATTAACAATCGCACGCGCAATCGCCACACGTTGTTGTTCTCCCCCTGATAATTCATTAGGAAATACACGCACTTTATGACGCAGACCAACTAAGTCTAGCACTTCCATTACACGTCGTTTAATTTCTCGTGGTTTCTTACCAATAACTTGCATCGCATACGCAACATTTTCATAAACAGTTTTTTGATGCAATAATTTATAGTCTTGGAACACAATACCTATTTCACGTCTTAATAATGGGACTTGACGATTTTTTATTTTCATTAAATCATGACCAACGACATTTAATTGGCCTTTTGTTGCTTTTTCTTCACGATACATCAGCTTAATAAACGTTGATTTACCTGCTCCACTCGGACCAACGACATAAACAAACTCCCCTTGATCAATATTAATTGATAAGTTACGTACCGCTGTCGTCCCGTTTGAATACTTTTTGGTTACTTCTTTCATTTCAATCATGTAGTATTCTCCTATCTATAAAACTAAACTAACTCTCCTCATTATAACACCCGCATATTGTAATCTATTAATAATTTGATTACAGTTATGTTTCAGTTTAACTAATTTGCAAGACTTGAACGTAAATAAGCGTCTATAAAACCATCTAAATCTCCGTCCATTACAGGCTGAACATTGCCAACTTCATAGTCTGTTCGATGATCTTTAATCATTGAATACGGATGGAAAACATATGATCTAATTTGTGAACCCCAACCAATTTCTTTTGTCTCACCACGTATTTCAGCCTCTTCTTGGGCTTTTTTATCCAATTCAAGCTGATAAAGTTTAGCTTTCAACATCCCCATTGCTTGTTCTCTATTTTTTAACTGTGAGCGTTGTGCCTGGCTAGCAACGACAATACCTGTAGGAATATGTGTAATACGGACTGCAGATTCTGTTTTATTGATGTGCTGACCACCAGCCCCACTCGCTCGGTAGGTATCAATTTTCAAATCATCTGTATTAACGTCAATTTCGATGTCATCATTCAATTCTGGCATGACATCAATCGAACAAAATGACGTATGGCGTCTCGCATTTGAATCAAACGGTGAAATACGGACTAAACGATGCACACCCATTTCTGCTTTCAAATAACCATAGGCATTTAAACCACTAATCAATAAGGTAACACTTTTTATTCCCGCTTCATCTCCCGCTTGATAATCAAGATATTCCACTTTGTAATCGTGCTGATTTGCCCAACGAGTATACATACGAAGTAACATCTCTCCCCAGTCTTGAGACTCTGTCCCTCCAGCTCCTGGATGAATCTCTAAGATCGCATTATTACGATCATAAGGTCCGTCTAATAATTGTGTTAACTCATAAGCAGCCAACTGCTGCTTAAATGCCACTAGATTATCTGTCAATTCTTCTTGCAAGTCTTCATCCGGCTCTTCTTGGATCATCTCTAACATCACCATTAAATCACCTTGTTCGTCTACCAACGTCATAAAATCGTTATATTTAGCTTTTAATTCATTTGATTCATTGATCACTTTTTGGGCTGCTTGGTTATCATCCCAAAAATCAGGTTGGCCCATTTGATAGTCGAAATCAGCAATCATTTCTTCTAGATGATCTAAGTCAAAGAGACCCCCTAAAATCATCGATTTTCTTTTCAGTCATTTGCAATTCATTTTTTAAATCTGCAAGTTCCATATTATCGTCTCCTAACATAATAAATACGGCCAAGAAGCATCTTCGCCGTATTTATGAATATTTATTATTGTATCTTACTGTTCTAAACCATGACAGTTTTTATACTTTTTACCACTACCGCAAGGGCAAAGATCGTTACGACCAATTTTTTTAGAAGTGACCGGTTGACGTTTTTGCTCGCCACCTTCAACACGACCTTGTTCAGGTGTGACTTGAATTGGGGCTTGTGTCGTTTGCTCACGTTGAACATTTTGACGAATTTGAGCTTTCATATAGATACGGGTTACATCATACTCAATGGCACCAATCATGTTATTAAACATCATGTAACCTTCTTGTTGATAATCAACTAATGGGTTATTTTGTCCGTACGCACGTAAGCCAATTGATTCGCGTAATTGATCCATCGCATCAATATGATCTGTCCATTTTTGGTCAACCACTTTAAGTACCACTACTTTTTGGAATTCAAGTAATTGTTCTGGACCGTTTAATTGTTGTGATTTCTCTTCAAAAATAGTTTTTGCCTTACCAAATAAGAAATCTTTTATTTCTACTGGTGTTTTTGATTCGATATCACTCATCTTGATTGAATCTTCTGGTACAAGGCAAGCTTTGGCAAAGTCTAAAATACCTTCTAAATTCCAATCCGCTTGATTTTCCGCAGAAGTATGGTCCGTTACAACACGATCAATGGTACGTTCAATCATACCTAATACAATCGGGCTTAACTCTTTGTCTTCCGTTATAACACGGTTACGTTGACCATAAATTACTTCACGTTGTTCACGCATTACGTCATCGTACTGCAAAATATTTTTACGTGTATCATAGTTGTTTCCTTCAACGCGTTTTTGAGCACCTTCTACTTGCTTAGATAACATACCACTTTGAATAACCGCATCTTCACCTTCAATTTTGAAGCGTTCCAACATGTTTTTCACTCGGTCTGATCCGAAACGACGCATTAAATCATCTTCTAATGATAAATAGAATTGAGAAACACCTGGGTCTCCTTGACGACCAGAACGTCCACGCAACTGATTGTCGATACGACGTGATTCATGACGTTCCGTTCCGATTACTGCTAAACCACCTAATTCTTTCACACCAAAACCTAACTTGATATCGGTCCCACGACCGGCCATGTTAGTGGCGATTGTAACGGCACCTTTTTGACCAGCATTTAAGATAATTTCGGCTTCTTTAAAGTGATTTTTCGCATTCAAGACTTCGTGTGGCACTTTTTCTTTTGTTAATAATTGAGAAATGTACTCCGATGTTTCAACCGCAACAGTACCGACTAAGACAGGTTGCCCTTTACGGTGACGCTCTTTGATATCTTGAACAACTGCTTGGAATTTACTTTCTAAGGTTGGATATAATAAATCAGGACGATCATCACGAGCAATCTCACGGTTCGTTGGAATTTGAATAACTTGCATATTATATATTTCGCGGAACTCTTCTTCTTCTGTTTTAGCTGTACCAGTCATACCAGCTAGTTTCTTATACATACGGAAGAAGTTTTGGTAAGTAATGTTGGCCATTGTTTTCGTTTCATCTTCAATTTCAACCGCTTCTTTGGCTTCAATTGCTTGGTGAAGGCCATCTGAATAACGACGACCATCCATGATACGACCAGTAAATTGGTCAACAATCATAACTTTACCTTCTTGAACCACATAATCAATATCTTTTAACATGATGAAGTTCGCGCGTAAGGCGTTATCTAAATGATGCGTTAACGCTGTGTTATCAATATCATATAAGTTGTCTAAACCAAAGTTTTCTTCCGCTTTAGAAATGCCTTCATCAGTGAAAGCAATCGTTTTAGATTGGACATCAATTTTGTAGTCTTCGTCTTCTTTCAAGCGTTTCACAAAGTTATCTGCGCGCGTATAAAGGGCAGTTGATTTCTCTGCTTGACCCGAAATAATCAAAGGTGTACGCGCCTCATCAATTAAGATTGAGTCAACCTCATCGACAATCGCATAGTTAAGTGGTCGTTGAACCATTTGTTCACGGTAAACGACCATGTTATCTCTTAAGTAGTCAAATCCTAGTTCACTGTTTGTGCTGTATGTAATATCGCAAGCATACGCTACACGTTTTTCTTCTGAAGATTTTGAGTTTAAGTTTAACCCTACAGTTAAACCAAGGAAGTTATATAACTCTCCCATTTCACTCGCATCACGCGTTGATAAGTACTCATTGACAGTAACAACGTGCACACCTTCGCCTGTTAATGCATTCAAATAAACTGGCATTGTCGCTGTTAATGTTTTACCTTCACCCGTTTTCATCTCTGGAATGTTACCGTTATGTAATACGATACCACCCATCATCTGTACTTTATATGGATATAAACCTAACACACGTTTAGCTGCTTCACGAACTACTGCGAAAGCCTCAACTAAAAGATCATCTAACGTTTCACCATTAACAAGACGTGATTTAAATTCATCAGTTTTTGCTTTTAATTGTTCATCAGTTAGAGCAGCTGTTTGCTCTCCCAATGCATCGATTTGATCAGCGATTTTTTCCAAGCGCTTAATCTCTTTTTTATCATTTTCAATGATTTTCTTAATGAAATTCATTTAGCTATCGTTCCCTTCTATAACTCACTTTTTTCATAAAACAACTTTGAAATCGTATCACTATTCATTCTATCATTAATATTACAAAAATAAAAACATTTTTCATAATATAGGCCTGAAATCTAAAGATTCTCTTGCGTTTCCCACTTCAAGATAATTAGTTTGAAAAAGCTTTTGAATAGCAATAAAACCTGACAGTCAAACACATGTCTGGATGTCAGGTTTTATATTATCTTTCAAAAAATATTTGATTAACTTTAATCTTCATCCATCTTAAGAACAGCCATGAACGCCTCTTGTGGCACTTCAACCGATCCAATAGATTTCATACGTTTCTTACCTTCTTTTTGTTTCTCTAATAATTTACGTTTACGAGAAACATCTCCACCATAACACTTCGCCAAAACATTTTTACGTAAGGCTTTGATGTTTGAACGGGCCACAATTTTTTGACCAATTGCTGCTTGGACTGGCACTTCAAATTGTTGACGTGGAATTAAAGCTTTTAATTTTTCAACAATCACTTTACCACGGTCATAAGCAAAATCTTTATGAACGATAAAGCTCAAGGCATCAACTTTTTCAGCA
This is a stretch of genomic DNA from Vagococcus zengguangii. It encodes these proteins:
- the pstC gene encoding phosphate ABC transporter permease subunit PstC, producing the protein MEEIQKSLLTKSKKARLEQIGKAISMLCIIFIVAVVAAIFYFVMSKGLATFFKDGVNVFDFLFGTDWAPGTVGDDGKPLVGALPMLVGSFLVTLLSAIVATPFAIGAAVFMTEISPNLGKKVLQPVIELLVGIPSVVYGFIGLTIVVPAVRNVFGGSGFGILAGTFVLFVMILPTVTSMTVDSLNAVPRHYREASLALGATRWQTTYKVVLRAAIPGILTAVVFGMARAFGEALAIQMVIGNAAILPENLTTPASTLTSILTMGIGNTIMGTLENNVLWSLALLLLLMSLFFNIIIRMIGKKGEFK
- a CDS encoding phosphate ABC transporter substrate-binding protein PstS — translated: MKKILQLALVLSGLLFLAGCKIDKGESITVVGSSAMQPLAEAAGNEFSSKNLGKFVNVQGGGSGTGLSQVQAGAVDIGNSDLFAEEKSGIDASALVSFKVAVVGITPIVNQEVGVKDISMDHLRAIFTGELTNWKEIGGKDLPIVIINRATGSGTRATFERWVMNGEKTKKAQEQDSTGMVRQIVSTTPGAISYLAFSYVTDEVQELSIDGIAPKDENVITNKWPIWSYEHMYTKGEPTGLTKEYIDFVLSDEMQNGMIPKLGYIPVTQMEVERDANGEIVQ
- the ftsX gene encoding permease-like cell division protein FtsX — protein: MIRNFFRHLGESFKSLKRNGWMTLASVSAVTVTLVLVGIFLSVILNVTKLAQDIEKAVDVSVFVELGTEQKDMDKLETELKAMPDVTNVTFSSSEEQYEKLVETMGSSFEIFKGDENPLYDVFIVSAKTPEAVKKVQKKAEVLDNVYKADYGGLSSDKIFKISKNVRLWGAVGMGLLLFVAIFLISNTIRITIISRKREIQIMRLVGAKNGYIKWPFFLEGAWIGILGSIIPILTVLFGYRQTYQVIMRTFMQTGNYSLIPPDELTVWLASLVLIIGVAIGSIGSVFSMRRFLKI
- the ftsE gene encoding cell division ATP-binding protein FtsE, coding for MIEMKEVTKKYSNGTTAVRNLSINIDQGEFVYVVGPSGAGKSTFIKLMYREEKATKGQLNVVGHDLMKIKNRQVPLLRREIGIVFQDYKLLHQKTVYENVAYAMQVIGKKPREIKRRVMEVLDLVGLRHKVRVFPNELSGGEQQRVAIARAIVNTPKVLIADEPTGNLDPENSWEIMNLLEKINIQGTTVVMATHNSNIVNTIKHRVVAIENGRIIRDQVEGEYGYDD
- the prfB gene encoding peptide chain release factor 2 (programmed frameshift), translating into MELADLKNELQMTEKKIDDFRGSLDLDHLEEMIADFDYQMGQPDFWDDNQAAQKVINESNELKAKYNDFMTLVDEQGDLMVMLEMIQEEPDEDLQEELTDNLVAFKQQLAAYELTQLLDGPYDRNNAILEIHPGAGGTESQDWGEMLLRMYTRWANQHDYKVEYLDYQAGDEAGIKSVTLLISGLNAYGYLKAEMGVHRLVRISPFDSNARRHTSFCSIDVMPELNDDIEIDVNTDDLKIDTYRASGAGGQHINKTESAVRITHIPTGIVVASQAQRSQLKNREQAMGMLKAKLYQLELDKKAQEEAEIRGETKEIGWGSQIRSYVFHPYSMIKDHRTDYEVGNVQPVMDGDLDGFIDAYLRSSLAN
- a CDS encoding SEC-C metal-binding domain-containing protein, whose product is MQVTPEQGRVEGGEQKRQPVTSKKIGRNDLCPCGSGKKYKNCHGLEQ